A genome region from Cutaneotrichosporon cavernicola HIS019 DNA, chromosome: 5 includes the following:
- the DIB1 gene encoding uncharacterized protein (Mitosis protein DIM1) — MSPTYPPKPSSPPPVIEEDSEDANSEREHDQPAPLPDFSKRGPRRRASSSSANQATVGGGRLRSGSSSSTKGPVPPLKPRSSFSSGVAGPSNLGMRSRQRAFSAGAGAGSVITRGGSAPTSEPLPIHKDGVTVFEGVEVVNRNNGFSDLTRNMSQLSQSSNRTFADAAFLMNMPDLSREQTRTERRARARSGTVTTMASLRRYASVFSEGIVEDDETDEKEEVEELVGVQVTDDGEEIVYPDGGLQAWLVLAGGFCAAICAFGLAGSVGAFQTYYAQHMLKGYSSSTISWIGSTQAAVCFSSCLFTGPLFDRYGCRPLLAAGAFLLFLAFIILSFCKEYYQIFLVHATLMAMGMDFMFIVPMGAVGQWFFLRRGLAFGILMMGSSAGAIIWPAIVANLPERIGFAWTCRLIALIIAFLGATCTLLVKTRLPPRPPGPFFNFAEFRNPAYAFVALSFPFYVFGFFSFLTFIGTFGSLAGLGPLAPYLLMITNGASAFGRLAAGIGADKFGTFNVAIAGIAAMTILSFAWLAMDSAGPLIALCCLYGFASGAPVSLQGPMVTVSATDPRQAGTLIGQALMVQSIAQLTGPPIFGAIVGAGSPAEQLSRFPHAIIFGSCMLLVAGCLVTGARMCRTRELFAII, encoded by the exons ATGTCACCAACCTACCCTCCTAAaccatcctcgccaccgcccgtcatcgaggaggacagcgaAGACGCCAACAGCGAACGCGAGCATGACCAACCCGCCCCGCTACCTGACTTTAGCAAACGCGgcccgcggcggcgtgcgtcatcgtcctccGCGAACCAAGCTACGGTGGGCGGGGGACGACTGCGCTCTGgatcctcgtcgtctaCCAAGGGACCAGTGCCGCCTCTCAAACCACGCAGCTCGTTCTCGAGCGGTGTTGCTGGCCCCTCGAATCTAGGCATGCGATCGCGGCAGCGCGCGTTCTCCGCTGGGGCAGGCGCAGGCTCAGTGATCACGCGTGGCGGGTCTGCACCGACCAGCGAACCACTCCCGATCCACAAGGATGGCGTGACGGTATTTGAAGGAGTCGAGGTCGTGAACCGCAACAACGGGTTCTCGGACTTGACGCGAAACATGTCACAACTGTCGCAGAGCAGTAATCGCACATTCGCGGACGCCGCGTTCCTCATGAACATGCCTGATTTGAGCCGGGAGCAGACGCGGACGgagcgtcgcgcgcgtgcgcgatCAGGAACCGTGACGACAATGGCGAGTTTGCGCCGCTACGCATCCGTCTTCTCGGAGGGTattgtcgaggatgacgagacggacgagaaggaggaagTCGAGGAACTCGTGGGCGTGCAGGTCACCGACGACGGTGAGGAGATCGTCTACCCCGACGGCGGGTTACAAGCGTGGCTCGTTCTCGCTGGCGGTTTCTGTGCGGCGATTTGCGCTTTCGGGCTTGCCGGCAGCGTCGGCGCCTTCCAGACCTACTACGCCCAGCACATGTTGAAGGGCTACTCGTCGTCTACGATTTCGTGGATCGGCTCAACCCAGGCCGCCGTGTGTTTCTCCTCCTGCCTCTTCACTGGACCCCTGTTCGATCGGTACGGCTGCCGTCCCCTCTTGGCCGCCGGCGctttcctcctcttccttgccttcatcatcctctccttctGTAAGGAATACTACCAGATCTTTCTCGTCCACGCGACACTAATGGCAATGGGCATGGACTTCATGTTCATCGTCCCCATGGGCGCCGTGGGACAGTGGTTCTTCCTTCGCCGTGGCCTAGCCTTCGGCATCCTCATGATGGGTAGTAGTGCCGGAGCGATAATCTGGCCTGCGATAGTCGCAAACCTCCCCGAGCGCATAGGCTTTGCATGGACCTGCCGCCTAATTGCCCTCATAATCGCCTTCCTCGGAGCGACCTGTACCCTCCTAGTTAAAACCCGCCTCCCGCCACGTCCCCCAGGCCCATTCTTCAACTTTGCAGAGTTCCGAAATCCGGCGTATGCCTTCGTCGCACTCTCCTTCCCATTCTACGTATTTggcttcttctccttcctcaccttcATCGGGACTTTCGGCTCCCTCGCCGGACTAGGACCGTTGGCACCATACCTCTT GATGATCACGAACGGCGCGTCAGCGTTTGGACGTCTTGCGGCAGGTATTGGTGCCGACAAGTTCGGGACATTCAACGTCGCGATCGCGGGTATCGCAGCCATGACTATCCTCTCCTTCGCTTGGCTGGCCATGGACTCGGCAGGACCACTCATCGCCCTCTGCTGTCTATATGGATTTGCGAGTGGCGCTCCAGTGTCGCTACAGGGCCCGATGGTTACCGTGTCAGCGACGGATCCTCGGCAGGCGGGCACCCTTATCGGGCAGGCGTTAA TGGTCCAGTCCATCGCGCAACTCACGGGCCCGCCAATCTTCGGAGCCATCGTTGGCGCCGGTAGTCCAGCGGAACAACTTTCCCGTTTCCCTCACGCAATCATCTTCGGCTCATGTATGCTCCTCGTGGCTGGGTGTCTAGTCACCGGAGCCCGGATGTGCCGCACGCGCGAGCTCTTTGCGATCATCTAG